The following coding sequences are from one Paenibacillus stellifer window:
- the ybaK gene encoding Cys-tRNA(Pro) deacylase produces MKAAVKTNAMRLLDAKGISYGILAYDSEDGQIHATAVAEKIGKSVEQVYKTLVAHSGSNLYVFVIPAAEELDLKKAAKAAGEKKIEMLPVKELQKWTGYIRGGCSPVGMKKLYPTFIDDSAENLQLMAVSAGKIGMQIELPPKLLAEAVSAVFAGVVKEHDDSGTL; encoded by the coding sequence ATGAAAGCAGCAGTCAAGACGAACGCAATGCGTCTTCTGGATGCGAAAGGGATATCCTACGGAATATTGGCTTATGACAGCGAAGACGGTCAGATCCATGCCACGGCAGTCGCGGAGAAGATAGGCAAATCGGTGGAGCAGGTATACAAGACGCTGGTCGCACACAGCGGCAGCAATCTGTACGTCTTTGTCATTCCCGCCGCAGAAGAGCTGGATCTCAAGAAAGCGGCCAAAGCTGCGGGCGAGAAGAAGATCGAGATGCTGCCCGTAAAGGAGCTGCAGAAATGGACGGGCTACATCAGAGGCGGCTGCTCGCCTGTCGGTATGAAGAAGCTATACCCCACCTTCATCGACGACAGTGCGGAGAATCTGCAGCTTATGGCAGTCAGTGCCGGCAAGATCGGGATGCAGATAGAGCTGCCGCCGAAGCTGCTCGCTGAAGCGGTGTCTGCGGTGTTCGCCGGGGTAGTGAAGGAACATGACGATTCCGGCACGCTTTAG
- a CDS encoding DeoR/GlpR family DNA-binding transcription regulator: MLGQCDKVILLADHTKFDKTAFSGLAELERIDYLITDRKPNEKWSRRLSEVGIELIY; the protein is encoded by the coding sequence ATGCTGGGCCAATGTGATAAGGTCATTCTCTTGGCGGATCATACGAAATTTGACAAGACCGCCTTCTCCGGTCTGGCGGAGCTTGAACGAATCGATTATCTCATCACAGACCGCAAACCCAACGAGAAATGGTCGCGGCGGCTGTCGGAAGTAGGTATCGAGCTGATCTACTGA